The Microbacterium natoriense genomic interval GCTTCGCGGTCCAGCGGCCGGATGCTGTCGCCGGTGGAGCCAGCAGCACGTTCGACGGCTTCACGTCGCGGTGGATGATGCCGGCCGCATGGACGGCCTCGAGCGCGTTCGCGAGGTCTTCCCCGATCTGCGCGGCGTCTGCTGATGAAAGCGGGCCGTGTGTCATCCGCCTGGCCAGGCTCGGCCCGTCGACGAGTTCCATGACGAGGTACTGAGGCGTTCCCGGGTCGAGGTGGGCGTCGAACAGCGTCACGAGCGCGGGATGGTTCACCGCAGCGAGCAGTGCTTTCTCGGTGTGCACCCGGTCGGCGGCGAACGGGGCCTCGGGGTCATGGCGGATCAGCTTGATCGCGACCGTCCGTTCCAGGATCGCGTCCTCTGCCCGGTAGACGGTCGCCATGCCGCCACGGCCCAGGCGGTCGAGCAGCCGATACCGGCCGTTGAGAAGCGCTTCGGTCGGCGGTGCGTCCTCCGCGTGCATATCGCTACCTCCGGAGCAGATGGGGTCCGCGCAGTGGGAAGGCCACGATAGGCGGCAGGCGGCCGTTCGCCGTAGGGGCTTGCCCGCCGCGGGAGCGTGGGCTAAGCGCGGCGGGGACGTGCCTATCGACCACCCCACAGGCTCATGATCCTCGAGTCGCGTAATGAAACGCCCCCTACCCCCGTCTCATGGGTATGAGCATCGTCGAGTCGCGCCTGTTCCACGAACCCGCCCCCGTCGCGCCCGGGCCCGGAACCCGCTTGCAGCGTCGCGCGCTGCTCGACCTCAGCATCGATGAGGAGATCGTCAGAGGGGATCTCCGCGGAGCCACCCTCGACGAGCCGCTGCGCACGGCCCTCGCAGTGGTCGTCCAGCAAGAGCTCAAGCAGGAGGAGTCCCTCGTGGAGGACGACATCTTCGATGCGCTCCGCTCGCACCGTCTCATCAGCAGACGGCGCTGCCGACGCCGGCTTGATGCGCTCTCGGGCATGAACCTCATCCGTCGGGAGGGCCGCATCGTCCACGCGACCGTCGCCGGCATCTCCGCCGTGCTGCGGCCGTCGTCGCTCGATGGAACCCGCCTGCCACGCGACCTGCTGCGGGTGCTGCGTCAGGCCGAGCTCGCGCGGCTCGGTCGCTGAGGCGGGCGCAGGCATAGGCGCGGAAAGCTCTGCCTAGACTGGAGCGATGCGCGCGCTCACAGAGGCCGAGGTCCGATCCTCGTTCGTCAACGCGGATGCCGACGACCTGCGGATCATGCAGTTGCCGCACGATTTCGTACTCGTCGACTGGGACTATCTCGACTTCTTCGCCTGGCGGGATCCGAGCGCGGGCAAGCGGGGGTACGTGTTGATCCAGCACGACCGGGAGATCAAGGGCGTCGTGCTGCGGGTGTCCGACTCCGGACGCGCTCGCAACGGCATGTGCAACATCTGCCACCTGATGCAGCCGGGCAATCAGGTCGCGCTGTTCTCGGCCCGCCGCGCAGGGGCGGCAGGGGAGCGCGGTGACTCGGTCGGCACGTACATCTGCGCCGATCTCTCCTGTCATGACAATGTGCGCCTGGCGCATCCGCTGGCTCCGAACGAGGTGCGAGCCCCGGGGCAGGCCGACTATCGCCTCGACGGAACGCGCCGTCGGATGGAGGCCTTCGTCGCCAGGGTCTGGGAGCACGTCTGAGCGCGGTTACGCTGGAGCGATACGTCCTGTGCTCGAAGGAGAAGCCATGAGCGATGCCATCCTGTTCTCGGTCGATGAGGGAATGGCTCGGCTCACGCTGAACCGCCCGGGCCGGCTGAACGCCTTCAACGCCGATCTCGCGCACGCTTGGCGGGATGCGACCGCCGAGGCGGCCGGTCGCAGTGACGTCAAGGCGATCCTGCTCGACGCCGCAGGGCCGGCGTTCTGCGCCGGCGGCGACGTCATCGAGATGTCGACGTCGATGGGCTCCGGCACCGACATCACTGCCCTCGCCGAGGTGATCAACTCCGGCATCCGCTCGCTCACCGAATCGTCGATCCCCGTCGTGGTCGCCGCCCACGGCACCACGGCCGGCGGCGGACTCGGCATCCTGCTGAGCAGCGACTACGCGGTGGTCGGCTCGCGTTCGAAGCTCGGCAGCCTGTACGCGAACATCGGCCTCACCCCCGACCTGTCGGTGTCGGCGCAGCTCGCTCAGGCCGTGGGCCAGCGGCGTGCACTGCAGCTCGTGCTGCAGGATCGCCTGCTCTCGGCGACGGAGGCCGTCGAATGGGGGCTGGTCGCCGAGGCGGTCGAAGGAGCGGATGCCGCGGCCGAAGCCGAGCTCGTCCGTGCACGCGCGGAGGAGATCGCGCGTTTCTGGCTTGCGGGCGCCGCCGACGCGTACGGGCAGGCCAAGCGCCTCGTGCGCTCGCGCCCCGAGCGATCCTTCGTCGAGCAGCTCAGCGAAGAGGCGCGTTCGATCGGTGCGGCGCTGGAGACCCCGGATGCTCAGGCCCGCGTCGCGGCCTTCGCCGCCGCATCCGCCAGGAAGACCGGCTGAGCTTTCCACACATGTCCGGATCACCCCTGATCCGGTCATCAGGCATGCGAGGATGAACCCACAGCTCACTCGTCGAGAGGACCGCCATGTCTCAACCCGGAACAGTGACACCTGAGCCGAAGAACACCTCGCTCCTCATCCGCGGCTCGATCTGGATCGCGATCGGCGCGCTGATCGCCGCTGCTCTCGTCTGCGTCGTGTGGGTGCTCATCGGAGATCAGGACGGGCTGATCGGACGCGCGTTCCTCACGATCCTTCTTCTGGCAGGCTTCGCCGGCATCGCGATCCTCGAGGCGGGTCTCGCGCCCAACCGCCCCGACTGGCTCGCGCTGGCGAGCATGGTGTCGTGGATCATCGCGCTCATCGTCGGCGCGTTCAAGATCTGGCTCCCCGAAGACGGTCAGTTCTTCAGCGGGGGCGAGCGGTTCTTCCAGCTGCTGCTCGTGATCGGCATCCTGCAGCTCGCTCTGCTGCACGTGCGGCTGTTCACGCCCGCCGCTCAGCGCTACGTCACGGTCTTCACGCGCATCATCTACATCGCCACGATCGTGTTCCTGGTCGGACTCGTCGGCATGCTGCTGTTCTTCCTGACGTTCACCCACAACTTCGAGTTCGGCGATCTGTTCGGCCGCATCCTCGTGGCCCTCACGATCCTCACGGCCGTCGGCACCACGCTCATCCCGTTGCTGAACACGCTGTTCGCCCCGAAGAAGCAGACTGCTCCCGTGCACCAGGCCGCTCCCGCGCTCGCCACCTGGCCGACGTACGCCGACGGCGCGACACCGCTGCCGGTGATGCCCGACGGCAGCCCGGACTGGAACGCCTACTACACGGGATTCCCCTCGGCCCCGCAGCTCGCAGCGCCCGTCGGCGGCACCTACTACCAGGGCCAGGGCACGTATCCGGGCCAGAGCGCTGCGCAACAGCCCGCCCCGCAGTATCAAGCGCAGCCGCTTCCCGCGCTTCCCGTGCCCGTCGCGCCACAGGAGCCCGCTGCGCCTCAGTACGCGGCTCCGGCCGCGGCCGACTTCGCACCCGTGGCGGAGCCTGCCCCGACCGAGCAGCCCGCGCCCGCTCCCGCGCCGGAGGAGCCCGGGGGGCACGCGGTCCCTCCCGCCCCCGCGGGCCCGCCGGCAGAGCCGTACCCGCCCGCGCCGCCCCTGCCTCCGCAGTGACCGCGGAGACCGAGCTGACAGACCTCGCCGCGGGCATCGCGCGCGAGGCCGGTGAGCTGGCGCTGCGGCGCCGCGAAGAAGGCGTGCATCTCGCAGCCACGAAGTCGAGCCTGGCCGACATCGTCACAGACGCCGATCGCGAGGTCGAAGCGCTCATCCGCGCCCGGCTGCGTGAGGCGAGGCCCGGAGACGGGTTCCTCGGTGAGGAGTCGGATGCCGATGCCGGCGTGACCGGGATCACCTGGGTGGTCGACCCCATCGACGGCACCGTGAACTACGCCTACGGCATCCCCGCGTACGCCGTCAGCATCGCCGCCGTGCGGGGTGAGGCGGTGCCGGGGCGGTGGGAGGCGCTGGCAGCCGCCGTCTTCGCGCCCGCTCACGATGAACTGTTCACGGCTGCCCGCGGTGAAGGAGCCTGGCGAGGCTCTGTGCGGCTGGCCGTCGCGTCGGCGACACCGGCGGGTGCCTTGCTCGCGACGGGTTTCGGGTACGACCCGGCGACCCACGACGGAGACATCGCCACCGTGCGCCGTGTGATGCCGATGGCGCGCGATCTGCGACGGGCGGGAGCGGCCTCGCTCGACCTCGCCTACGTCGCGGCGGGCCGGCTCGACGGCTACTTCGAGCGAGGGTTGAAGCCCTGGGATTTCGCCGCAGGAGCGCTCCTCGTCGCCGAAGCAGGGGGAGTGGTCACCCGTGTCGACACGGCATCCGCGCGACCCTTGTTGATCGCCGCCGGCCCTGAAGTCCATGCGCGCCTCGCCGCGCTCCTCGACGAGGAAGCCTGATGAATTCATGGCTTTCTCAGGCGGGTCACGGTAGGGTTTTATCCGATCGTTACTTTCATCGCCCGAAACGATGAGGGTTTCAAGCGCCCCCCCCAGCTTGAAGACTGACCCGAGAGAAACGCTTTGCCCTTCGACAACCCCCAGGCTGCCGCTGTGCCGACGCGCCGCTCCAGCCGGCACCGCACCGCGGTCTTCGAGACCCCCGCAGTGACCGTTGCCGCCGAAGTCGCCGCTGTCGCTGCCGCCGCGGCCACCGCTCCGGTCTCGCGCCGCGCTGCGCGACAGCGTCCGGATGTCGTCGAGCCCGGCGTCGCCGAAGTCGCCGCTGCGGAACCCACTGCTGAGCCTGTCGCTGTCGAGCCCGTCATCGCCGAGTCCGTTGTCGCCACGCCGGTCGCCGACGAGGCGCCCGCTGCGCCGGAGGTTCCCCTCGACACCGCTGCCGCCGACCCCTTCGTGCAGGCGTCGCTCACGTTCCGCTCCGTCGTCCTCGACGGCGACAAGGTTGACGACAACGCCGCAGCCGATGACGCACCCGCTGAAGGGACCGTGGGCGACGCTCCGGTCGCCGAGCACGTCGCGCGCCGCCGCCCTCAGTTCCGCAAGGTCGTCACCTTCGGTGCGACCGTCGGCGTGATGGGGCTCGCAGGCCTGCTCGCCGTCTCGATGACCATGCCGGCAGAGGCCATCGCCGCCACCGGTTCCGACGGCACTGCCACGATGTCGCTTGTCGCAGCATCCTCCACCTCGTCCGCGAAGACCGACGGACAGATCCAGGCGTTCGTCACCTCCTCCGACGTGCAGAACGAGACGCTCGCACGTGCAGAGGACTTCTCGACCGTGTCCCTCGTCGACCTGGCATCCGAGCAGGGCATCAAGTTCTCCGACTCCGTGTTCACGAACGACCCCGATGCGGCCATCCAGTGGCCGTTCCTCGTCGGCGTCAGCATGAGCTCGGGCTACGGCCCTCGCTGGGGACGCATGCACGAGGGCATCGACTTCACCCCGGGTGAGGGGGCGCCGATCCAGGCCATCGCCGACGGCACAGTGCGCATCGCGACCGAGCAGGGCGGCGGCTACGGCGTCACGGTCTACATCGACCACGTGATCGACGGTCAGGTCATCACGAGCCACTACTCGCACATGCAGTACGGCTCGCTGAAGGTGAAGGCCGGCGACACGGTCAAGGTCGGCGACATCGTGGGTGACACCGGCAACACCGGGCACTCTTTCGGCGCCCACCTGCACTTCGAGATCATCGTCAACGGCAAGACGATCGACCCGCTTCCCTGGCTGCGGACGAACGCCGGTCGAGCGTCTCTCGACTGACTTCTCGACTCGCGTCTCGATTTCGCGAGCGAGCCTCTCGGATGATAGGCTCGTCTGGTTGCTCCGCGAGGGGCAGCACGCCCCGATAGCTCAGTGGCAGAGCACTTCCATGGTAAGGAAGGGGTCGTCAGTTCAATCCTGACTCGGGGCTCACAGTGTTCGCATCTGCTATGCGGATGCCGTGCGGCAGGGTAGCTCAGCTGGTCAGAGCGCACGACTCATAATCGTGAGGTCGCGGGTTCAAGCCCCGCTCCTGCTACAGAAATCACCTCCACACCCGCGTGATCACGCGGATTCTGTGGAGGTGTTGTCATGTCCGGCGACAGCAACTTGGCCAGATTGCGGCCATATATTCCCTTCTTAGGGCGAGGATTGACGATCCGCCGCCGTAGCCACCGGGGGGCACCTGAAGCTACGGGGTATCCCGACTGCGCACACATTTCGCTCGGAGCCGCGCATGTGGTGGGTATGGATGCGATAGCGACTCCCGTTTTCTTCACGCCCACGCAACTGGCTGAGTGCCTGCAGATCTCGATCAGGACACTCGAAGACTGGCGACTGCGCGGCTACGGCCCGCCGTTCCTTCCCGTGGGGAAGCACGTGCGCTATCCGCAGGACGGGTTTGAAGCATGGGTGGCGGCCGGCATGAAAGGCCCGTCCTGATGTCAAGGCGACGCCTCAATCCCGGGGAGATCGGATCCATCTCCATCTCCCGCATCGGCGGTCGTGTTCAAGCGCGAGCGCGCACGAGAGATGCCGCCGGTTTACTGGTGCGCGTGTCATTCACCGCGGACCACGAAGATGATGCTGTCAGCGGCGTGCGCCTCGAAGCCCAGCGCCTAGCGTTCGGCGACAGTGAGATCACGCTTTCCACAACTCTCTCAGAGCTTCTCGACCAGTGGCTCCACGCGCGCGCTGCCGATGTGCGCCCCCAGACAATGCGTGTCTATCGGTCCTCTGCCCAACGACTGCGTCGCATTGGGGGAGCGCTCGCCCTCGAGCAGCTGACTCCTGGACGGTGTAAGAAACTCTTGAACGACAGCGGATTCGTCGGATCAAGCTCGCATGCGGCGAAGCAGGCTCGTGTCGCTCTCCGAGGTGCGCTGGACCTTGCACTGGAAAGCGACGTCATCAGCCGGCACCCGGTCTCAGCAATGCCGCGTCAACGACGCGCTCGAAGCGAAGACGGCCTGCCACGCGCGCTGAACGTAGACCAGGTCCACGCATTGCGCCGCGCGGTAACCCGAAGGGAAGAACGTATCGCGCGTCAATTGACGGATGCACGCCCATACTTGCGGTGGGTCATCGAAGTGCAATTAGGGTCCGGGCTGAGAATCGGCGAGGTGCTTGCGCTTCGTCACTGCGACGTGGACCTCGCTGCCGGGATCATCTCCGTTACAGGCACGCAGATCGATGGTGAGAACTGGGAGCTCGTCCGCCAGGAGGAGCTGAAGAGCAGAGCGCAGGCCCGACGGATCAGACTGCCCCGGTTCGCTGTCGCCGCGCTAGAGGAAGCTCGGGGGGCGTGCGATGTTCCCTCGCTGTTGGCAAACGCTCCCGCACTGCAATCGCGGAACGGAACGTCGATTGCCGCTCGTAACCTCCGAAGACAGCTCCGAGACCTGCGAGAGGACGCCGAGCTGATAGCCGCGCTGGCGGAAACAGGGCTCTCCGCGAGCGACCTAGTCCCGCATCTGCTGCGTCGGACAGCGGCCACACTGGTTGCCGTCGCCGACGAGGACCTGACCAGCGCACAACGTCTACTTGGCCACTCGGATCAGAGGACGACGCGAGACAGCTACGCGGGAGCCGCATTCCGGATCGTAGGATCTGCCGAAACGCTTGAAGAACTGCTCGGGTTGTGAAACTGGCCTATCCGCTCCGTGATGGGACTGTGGGGTCCCACCCGCGTACTGGGATTGTGCCAAGGAAGGTCAATCGCATGTGCTCGTGGGCACCTTGAAACTTCCCCAGTTTGTTGCCGTTTCCTCTCGAATATGGAAGGAGGACATTGATCATGCCGAAGATGATCCCGGAGGAGTCGAAGCGTCGAGCAATTCGGCTTGTGCTCGATCATCTCGATGAGCATCCAAACGTGACGGCCGTGAGCTGCGTCAGGCGAACGCGGTCCGTCGGGACGCGGCGGTATTCTTCGCCGGGGAACTCGACCCGCGGCGCCGCTGATCCTCGCGTTTGTCGAGGAGCAGCGCGTCAAGCACCGCTTGGTCGGGTCGATCGGCAAGGTCCTGCGGGAGCTGGGCGTGCTGGTCGCCGAGCGGACGTATCGGGCGTGGCAGCACGCCCAGCCCAGCAGCGGTCGTCATCGACGCGATCCGAGCTGTCCGGATCGATGAGAAGGGCGAGGCAACCCCGGAGTCGATGTGTGAGCGATGGAAGATGACCGCGTTGCTGCGCCGCCATGACCTCCCGGTGTCAAAGCGGCAGGTCGACCGGTTGATGCGTGAGCTCGGGTTCAATGGTCTCGTGCGCGGCAAGGGCGTGTGGACCATGGTCCCGGACCTTAACGCCGCTCGTGCGCCTGACCTGTTGGATCGGGACCTCGCCGCCGTCGCGCCGAATCGGTGCTGGGTCGCGGACTTCACGTATGTGCGGACGTGGGCCGGGATCGACCGCCGCGCTGCGGATGGGCCCGTGGCGACGTGACCGCGCGGGCCGCCCCGCGGCAGACGGGCTGATCCATCACAGTGACACCGGTTCGCAATTCACGAGTGTGTCATTCGCTGAGCCCCTCTCTCTCGAAGGCATCGCGGCATCGCGGCATCGATCGGATCGATTGGCGACATCTACGACAACGCCCTCGCTGAATCCACGATTGAGCTGTTCAAGAACGAAGCGATCCGGGATGATTCTCCGTTCCAGACGGGACCGCTGCGCACGATCGACGACGTCGAATGGATCACCACTGATGGATCGATTGGTGCAACGTGAGACGCCTGCACTCGACCATCGGCGACATCCCACCCGACGAACCCGAGGCCGCGTACTATGCTGGCCTCGCAACACCATCCCGCCCGGTGATGACACCCGCATAGGAACGACAAAGAACCGGGAATCGTTCAGTTTGCCGGCCTGCCGCCTGATCCCGATGGCTTGGCTATTATCCAGGACTTCGTAGACGGCCTGGATAATTAGATCGAGTTTCGAAGAAGGCCGCGCATGGCCGGGCAACGTCGAGCTTACGGCTCAAGGGGCTAAAGCAGTGAGTACGAGAAGGCTTCTTCTATTGACGACCGGAGGGCGCTACGCGATTGAGATTCGGCCTACTGCGCGGTGTTTGGCAGCCGCGCTCGGTAGTGCCATATGAGCACCGCCGTACCGGCGCAGAACAGAGCGAAGCCAATCAGAATGCCTAACCCTAGCGCAGGATCAAGCTCGCCAAGGGCAAACGGAGTGAACTGCCCGACGAAGTAGAAAATGTCGGTTCCTGCAAGGGGGATCATGTTGCGCAGGTCCCACGGCCCAAGCATTGGGAGCAGGTAGTAGGCCAGTGCGAAGGCGACTAGCGTAAACGCACGGTTTCTTGTCGCAACGCCGACGAACAGCCCGAACCATGCCGATACGGTTCCGATCAGGACAGCGAGCATCCCGATGGTCAAGGTCCGCGCAACCGAAGGACCCGGCGGGATAAACGCTCCCAGCGTGGAGGCCTCTTCTTCGGCAAGTGGACCAGTGATGAGCGACGCTATCCCGCTTCCGGCTGCCGATAAGACAACGAGTGCCGCGATGATTGCGAAAAGAGCGACCGGTTTTGTCCCAGCAACGCCCCGGATACCGCTTTGCGGCCACCGAAACGCGATCGATCCGGATTTCGTGTCGTGCGTAGCCGTGAAGATCCCCAGTGCAAACCCAATGAGG includes:
- a CDS encoding FBP domain-containing protein, encoding MRALTEAEVRSSFVNADADDLRIMQLPHDFVLVDWDYLDFFAWRDPSAGKRGYVLIQHDREIKGVVLRVSDSGRARNGMCNICHLMQPGNQVALFSARRAGAAGERGDSVGTYICADLSCHDNVRLAHPLAPNEVRAPGQADYRLDGTRRRMEAFVARVWEHV
- a CDS encoding enoyl-CoA hydratase/isomerase family protein, encoding MSDAILFSVDEGMARLTLNRPGRLNAFNADLAHAWRDATAEAAGRSDVKAILLDAAGPAFCAGGDVIEMSTSMGSGTDITALAEVINSGIRSLTESSIPVVVAAHGTTAGGGLGILLSSDYAVVGSRSKLGSLYANIGLTPDLSVSAQLAQAVGQRRALQLVLQDRLLSATEAVEWGLVAEAVEGADAAAEAELVRARAEEIARFWLAGAADAYGQAKRLVRSRPERSFVEQLSEEARSIGAALETPDAQARVAAFAAASARKTG
- a CDS encoding inositol monophosphatase family protein, producing the protein MTAETELTDLAAGIAREAGELALRRREEGVHLAATKSSLADIVTDADREVEALIRARLREARPGDGFLGEESDADAGVTGITWVVDPIDGTVNYAYGIPAYAVSIAAVRGEAVPGRWEALAAAVFAPAHDELFTAARGEGAWRGSVRLAVASATPAGALLATGFGYDPATHDGDIATVRRVMPMARDLRRAGAASLDLAYVAAGRLDGYFERGLKPWDFAAGALLVAEAGGVVTRVDTASARPLLIAAGPEVHARLAALLDEEA
- a CDS encoding M23 family metallopeptidase, with product MPTRRSSRHRTAVFETPAVTVAAEVAAVAAAAATAPVSRRAARQRPDVVEPGVAEVAAAEPTAEPVAVEPVIAESVVATPVADEAPAAPEVPLDTAAADPFVQASLTFRSVVLDGDKVDDNAAADDAPAEGTVGDAPVAEHVARRRPQFRKVVTFGATVGVMGLAGLLAVSMTMPAEAIAATGSDGTATMSLVAASSTSSAKTDGQIQAFVTSSDVQNETLARAEDFSTVSLVDLASEQGIKFSDSVFTNDPDAAIQWPFLVGVSMSSGYGPRWGRMHEGIDFTPGEGAPIQAIADGTVRIATEQGGGYGVTVYIDHVIDGQVITSHYSHMQYGSLKVKAGDTVKVGDIVGDTGNTGHSFGAHLHFEIIVNGKTIDPLPWLRTNAGRASLD
- a CDS encoding helix-turn-helix domain-containing protein, whose protein sequence is MDAIATPVFFTPTQLAECLQISIRTLEDWRLRGYGPPFLPVGKHVRYPQDGFEAWVAAGMKGPS
- a CDS encoding site-specific integrase, coding for MSFTADHEDDAVSGVRLEAQRLAFGDSEITLSTTLSELLDQWLHARAADVRPQTMRVYRSSAQRLRRIGGALALEQLTPGRCKKLLNDSGFVGSSSHAAKQARVALRGALDLALESDVISRHPVSAMPRQRRARSEDGLPRALNVDQVHALRRAVTRREERIARQLTDARPYLRWVIEVQLGSGLRIGEVLALRHCDVDLAAGIISVTGTQIDGENWELVRQEELKSRAQARRIRLPRFAVAALEEARGACDVPSLLANAPALQSRNGTSIAARNLRRQLRDLREDAELIAALAETGLSASDLVPHLLRRTAATLVAVADEDLTSAQRLLGHSDQRTTRDSYAGAAFRIVGSAETLEELLGL